Proteins from a single region of Apium graveolens cultivar Ventura chromosome 7, ASM990537v1, whole genome shotgun sequence:
- the LOC141672738 gene encoding small ribosomal subunit protein uS17 — translation MAEQTEKAFLKQPKVFLCSKKSGKGKRPGKGGNRFYKSVGLGFKTPREAIEGTYIDKKCPFTGDVSIRGRILAGTCHSAKMVRTIIVRRNYLHYVKKYQRYEKRHSNIPAHISPCFRVKEGDHVTIGQCRPLSKTVRFNVLKVIPAGSSGGGKKAFTGI, via the exons ATGGCGGAACAG ACGGAGAAGGCGTTTTTGAAGCAACCCAAGGTGTTTCTCTG CTCGAAGAAGTCAGGAAAGGGAAAGAGGCCTGGAAAGGGAGGAAACCGTTTTTACAAGAGCGTTGGATTGGGCTTCAAGACTCCCCGTGAGGCTATTGAAG GTACCTACATAGATAAGAAATGTCCCTTTACCGGAGATGTCTCTATCAGGGGCAGGATTCTTGCTGGCACTTGCCACAGTGCAAAGATGGTGAGAACTATTATTGTTCGCCGTAACTACCTTCATTATGTCAAGAAGTATCAGAG GTATGAGAAAAGGCATTCAAATATCCCAGCTCATATATCTCCTTGCTTCCGTGTCAAAGAAGGAGACCATGTTACCATTGGCCAATGCAG GCCCTTGTCAAAGACTGTGAGATTCAATGTCTTGAAAGTGATTCCAGCAGGGTCTTCCGGAGGTGGCAAGAAGGCTTTTACTGGAATTTGA